From the genome of Pseudomonas sihuiensis:
GTGGCCGGGTGTTCTCTTCCAGTAGCAGATCACAGCTGAACTCATCCAGGCCACTGTGCTCGCGCAACCAGTGCTGCGCCGGGGCCTGACTACGATCCCAGTGCAGCCACAGGCTTTCCTGCTCGCTCAGTTGCAGGCCATCCAGTTGCTCGCGGCTGATGCTGCGCGCACCACCACGGCCATCGAGCACGAAGGCATGCAGCAGTGCCGAGTCCTGATCCACCATCGGGTTATTCCGGCATTTTCAGGGCTTGCGGAGAGACGATCACACCGTTGTTGTCGGCGTACAGGTAGTCGCCCGGCTTGAAGGTCACGCCGCCGAAGGTAACCGGCACGTTCAGATCACCGATGCCGCGCTTGTCGGTTTTCATCGGGTGACTGGCCAGCGCCTGCACACCCAGATTGGTCTGCGCGATGACATCAACATCACGGATACAGCCGTAGACCAGGATGCCCTCCCAGCCATTTTTGGCCGCTTTTTCGGCCAGCATGTCACCCAGCAGCGCCCGACGCAGCGAGCCGCCGCCATCGACGACCAGTACTTTCCCCTGGCCTGGCAGATCGACCTGCTCCTTCACCAGCGAGTTGTCTTCATGGCACTTGATGGTGACGATTTGGCCACCAAAGGAATCACGGCCACCGTAGTTGGCGAACATCGGCTCGACGACCTGAACCAACTCCGGATAGGCATCGCACAGATCAGGGGTGATGTAGTGCATGGCAGAACTCCTTTCGACAATGAATGAACGACAGGCAAGTGGAAGATCAGGAAATGACCACTACCAAACGATGCGTCACATCTTACCGCCAAGCACTCGCCGAAGAAACGTTACGATAGCTCAGACACCCGCAACGGCGGCCTGCTCGGTGAACTCTACAGGCAGTCGCAGGTATTGCAGCCAGTATTCGGTCAGCGGCCAAACTTCGCGCTGCGCCTCTTTGCTGACCAACATTTCAATGTGCCCGAAATCGCTGCTGAAGCCTTTCTCCTTACCCAACAGTAGAAAGTGCCTCGGCGCGCTACTGCATTGCTCCAGAAGCTTGCGACAGGCCCAAGCAGGATCATCGAAATCGGCAGCAGCTGCCACGGCCATAAGCGGTACGCTCACCTCAGCGAGGCCTGCCCACCAGTCCTTCCGCCCATCACCGAATCGCCCGAACAGCCTGAGCCAGCGTAGTGCTTCCAGCGCTAGCCCGATAGGTTCATCTTCAGGGCCGCGCTTCAGGCGACGGCCGGACAGATAAGGAAAGGCGCGCAGCAGTAGACGCGCGCCCCACTCTATCGGAGGTATCTTCAGCGGCCAGTAGCTGCGGCTGACCTGAGTGCCGAACAACGCAACCGAGCTGGCACGCGACTGATCGAGATAACCACCACCCAACGCAGCCGCCAGGATCACTCCGCCCAGCGAGTGGCCAATCCAGTGTGCGGCCTGCCCGGTCTGCTCGAATAGGAAATCGGCGATGGCCGGCACGTCGTAGTGCACGTACTGCGCCACGCTGTTGTCGCGATAGCCTTCATTGCGCGGTGAAAGGCCGTGGCCGCGCATTTCGGCGATCCACACGTCAAACCCCGCACGCGCCAGATAGGCGCCAAGGCCGATGCCCTTGGGCGAGTACCAGAAACGTCGGTTGGAAAAACTGCCATGCAGCAGCACCACAGGCACGCCGCGCGCACCTTCGACACCCGCCAAGCCTACTCGCGTCAACGCCAGCTCTACACTGGAATCCGGACTGTTGTTGGGCTTCAGACGATAGACGTCTTCACTGAGATCGCCGCGTAGCTCGGCACTGATCAGCGCGACGGGGAAAAGCTCACTACTGCTTTGCATGGATCGGAAAACCGCAATGGCGCTGTGCCACAAAGAAGAACGAAACCCATAAAAAACCGTCGGAGCGACGTTCAAATCGCTGGCGACGGCTTCGGGGTGACTACCCAGAAAAAAGGCGGGATCAACCCGCCCTCTTTCCGCGTCAGCTACTGCTCTCAGGCAGGCTGCGCCTCGGCCAGGAAGAACCAGGTGTCGAGGACCGAATCGGGGTTCAGCGAAACGCTCTCGATGCCCTGCTCCATCAGCCACTTGGCCAGATCCGGGTGATCCGAAGGGCCCTGACCGCAGATGCCGATGTACTTGCCGGCCTTGTTGCAGGCAGCGATGGCATTGGCCAGCAGCTTCTTCACCGCAGGGTTACGCTCATCGAACAGGTGGGCGACGATGCCGGAGTCACGATCCAGGCCCAGGGTCAGCTGGGTCAGGTCGTTGGAACCGATGGAGAAGCCATCGAAGAACTCGAGGAACTCTTCAGCCAGCAGCGCGTTGGACGGCAGTTCGCACATCATGATGACCTTCAGGCCATCCTGACCGCGCGCCAGGCCATTGCTGGCCAGCAGCTCGACCACTTGCGACGCCTCGCCCAGGGTACGCACGAACGGCACCATGATCTCGACGTTGGTCAGGCCCATCTCGCCCCGCACCTTCTTCAGCGCACGGCACTCAAGCTCGAAGCAGTCTCGGAAGGATTCGCTGATGTAGCGCGAAGCACCGCGGAAGCCCAGCATCGGGTTTTCTTCTTCCGGCTCGTACAGCTTGCCGCCGATCAGGTTGGCGTACTCGTTGGACTTGAAGTCCGACAGGCGCACGATGACCTTCTTCGGCCAGAAAGCAGCGGCCAGGGTGCTGATGCCCTCGACCAGCTTCTCGACGTAGAAGTCCACCGGATCGCCATAACCGGCGATGCGCTTCTCGACACTGTCCTTGATTTCCGGCGGCAGGCTGGCGAAGTTCAGCAGCGCCTTGGGGTGCACGCCGATCATGCGGTTGATGATGAATTCCAGGCGGGCCAGGCCCACACCTTCGTTCGGCAGTTGGGCGAAGTCGAAGGCGCGATCCGGGTTGCCGACGTTCATCATGATCTTGAACGGCAGATCCGGCATGGCATCGACCGAGTTCTTGCGGATGTCGAAGCCCAGCTCACCCTCGAAGATGAAGCCGGTATCGCCCTCGGCGCAGGAGACGGTGACACCCTGGCCATCCTTCAGCACGCTGGTAGCATTGCCGCAACCAACCACGGCCGGAATACCCAGCTCACGGGCGATGATCGCCGCGTGACAGGTACGGCCGCCACGGTTGGTGACGATGGCGCTGGCGCGCTTCATCACCGGTTCCCAATCCGGGTCGGTCATGTCGGAGACCAGCACATCGCCCGGCTGCACCTTGTCCATTTCGGACACATCGTGGATCACCCGCACCTTGCCGGCGCCGATGCGCTGACCGATGGCGCGACCTTCCACCAGAACGGTGCCCTTCTCTTTCAGCAGGTAGCGCTCCATCACGGTGGCGCTGGCGCGGCTTTTCACGGTTTCCGGACGCGCCTGCACGATGTACAGCTTGCCGTCGTCACCGTCCTTGGCCCACTCGATGTCCATCGGGCGGCCGTAGTGTTTCTCAATGATCAGCGCCTGCTTGGCCAGCTCGCTGACCTCGGCGTCGGTGATGCAGAAGCGCGCGCGATCGGCACGGTCGACCTCGACTGTCTTGACCGAACGACCGGCCTTGGCTTCGTCGCCGTAGACCATCTTGATCGCCTTGCTGCCCAGGTTACGACGCAGAATGGCCGGGCGGCCGGCTTCCAGAGTCGGCTTATGCACGTAGAACTCGTCGGGGTTGACCGCGCCCTGCACCACGGTCTCGCCGAGACCATAGGCGCCGGTAATGAACACCACGTCACGGAAGCCGGACTCGGTGTCCAGGGTGAACATAACGCCGGCGGTGCCGGTTTCCGAACGCACCATGCGCTGCACACCGGCAGACAGGGCGACCAGCTTGTGATCGAAGCCCTGGTGCACGCGGTAGGCGATGGCGCGGTCGTTGAACAGCGAAGCGAAGACTTCCTTGGCAGCGCGGATCACGTTGTCCACGCCACGGATGTTGAGGAAGGTTTCCTGCTGGCCGGCAAAGGAAGCATCCGGCAGGTCTTCGGCGGTAGCAGAAGAACGCACGGCCACGGCCATGTTGTCGTTGCCAGCGCTCATGGTGGCGAAGGCTTCACGAATCTGCTTGTCCAGCTCGGCGGGGAACTCGGCGTCCATCACCCATTGGCGAATCTGCGCGCCGGTCTTGGCCAGGGCATTGACGTCATCGACATCCAGGGCGTCGAGCGCTGCGTGGATCTGCGCATTCAGGCCGCTCTGCTCGAGAAAATCGCGATAGGCCTGAGCCGTAGTGGCGAAACCGCCGGGAACCGAAACGCCGGCGCCGGCCAGGTTGCTGATCATCTCGCCGAGGGATGCGTTCTTGCCCCCCACATGCTCAACATCGTGATTGCCGAGCTTATCGAGGGAAACTACGTACTCTACCAAGGTGATCTCTCCACTAACGATGTTGGAAAAGCTCAGAATTTGCGTAAAGCCAATTGCGCTTCGCCCTGCTGCATTAAAAGCAGGCTCCAGCTCGCAAGCCTTTGCACAAATTCCTGGGGGGCTGGATGATCCGGCGGCGCTCTGCCGCAAGATTGTGGCCTTGCCCTTGAATAAGTAACAATGCCAGAACCCGTAGGCCCCGGCGAAAAACGCGGCCTATCATAGCCAAGAATCGAACTCAGCTTAAGGCCTTTGGCGCAAATGAAACGAACCGCTTTCTTCATCTCCGACGGCACCGGCATCACCGCCGAAACCCTGGGTCAGAGTCTGCTCGCGCAGTTCGAGAACATTCAGTTCACCAAACTCACGCGCCCTTATATCGACAGCGTCGATAAAGCGCGCGCCATGGTACAACAAATCGATGCCGCCGCTGAAAGGGACGGCGTACGTCCGATCATCTTCGACACCATCGTCAATCGCGATATTCGAGCCATTCTCGATACCGCCAATGGCTTCATGATCGACATCTTCTCGACCTTTCTCTCGCCGCTGGAACAGGAGTTGAGCTCGCACTCCTCCTACTCGGTCGGCAAGTCACACTCCATCGGCCAGCACTCCAACTATATGGAGCGCATCGAGGCGGTGAACTTCGCCCTCGACAACGATGATGGCGCGCGCACCCACTATTACGACAAGGCCGATCTGATCCTGGTCGGCGTGTCGCGCTGCGGCAAGACACCTACCTGTCTGTACATGGCCATGCAGTACGGCATCCGTGCCGCCAACTATCCACTTACCGAAGACGACATGGAGCGCCTGCAGCTTCCCGATTCGCTGAAGAAGTACCGCGAAAAGCTGTTCGGCCTGACCATCGACCCGGATCGTCTCACCGCCATCCGCCACGAGCGCAAGCCCAACAGCCGCTATGCCAGTTATGCGCAATGCGAGTTCGAGGTGCGCGAGGTCGAGAGCCTGTTCCGCCGCGAAAACATCGCCTTCATCAACTCCACGCATTTCTCGGTCGAGGAAATTTCGGCCAAGATTCTGGTGGAAAAAGGTGTTGAAAGACGCCTTAAATAATCGTTGCAAGCACATGTTTACAAAGGCAAAAGGCTCGAAACTTCGAGCCTTTTCTCATTGTGCGCCCAGCATGGGCGCACTCCTGCGGGTGCAAGTCCCGCCGTAAGTTGATCACAGCGAACGAAGTGAAGCGCAACTGCGTGAGGGTGACCGAGCGTGGGGAGGAAGCGTGGAGCGTAATCTGCGAGCCGATGAACAAGAACCGGATAGAAGGCGCTATGGAGCAGGGCGAGCGGGCAATGAACCGCAAAGCTCTGGTGATCAAGGCGAAGTGGCGTAGATCCGGCGGTTGTGCAGAGAAGGAGTGCGTTCTTACCTGGGGAGATCTCGCCTCGATCCTGAAAGGGTAACGGCGTCGAGCCGGAGCGAGAAGTCAGCAGAGGCCGTAGTAGTTTTTTTTGACGAAGGGCCGAACGAGAGAGAGTGCGATAGGCCATCCTGATGCGACATGACCTGAAGTCAGATGCTCACCAGAAGGTGGGGCGGGCGCAGGCGATGAGCGGTGAAGCCGTGATTCGCTCCGTCAGCGACGAGGCACTGCGCCCGCGGGGTGAAACCGACTGCACAGGGCAAGGGCTGCTGTATCGGGCCCTTGCGAGAGGAAACCTGCAACGAGCGTGGAAGCGGGTCAAAGCCAACAAGGGAGCAGCGGGTGTCGACGGACTGAGCATAGAGCAGACGGCCGAACGGCTGCTGACGGAGTGGGCGGGGATTCGAGCGCAGCTCTTGTCAGGGTTGTACCGGCCCAGTCCGGTACGGCGGGTGATGATTGCCAAGCCGGACGGAAGCCAGCGCGAGCTGGGTATACCAACGGTGACCGACCGCCTGATCCAGCAGGCCTTGCTGCAGGTGCTGCAACCGTTGCTCGATCCTGGCTTCAGCGAGCATAGCTACGGTTTTCGGCCTGGACGCCGTGCGCATGATGCGGTGCTTGCCGCTCAGGCGTATGTGCAATCTGGGCGCCGGATCGTGGTGGACGTGGATCTGGAGAAGTTCTTCGACCGTGTCAACCACGACATCCTGATTGAACGCTTGCGCAAGCGCGTCCCGGATCAAGGCGTTCTTCGTCTGATACGAGCGTACCTGAACAGCGGCATCCTTGATG
Proteins encoded in this window:
- the rraA gene encoding ribonuclease E activity regulator RraA encodes the protein MHYITPDLCDAYPELVQVVEPMFANYGGRDSFGGQIVTIKCHEDNSLVKEQVDLPGQGKVLVVDGGGSLRRALLGDMLAEKAAKNGWEGILVYGCIRDVDVIAQTNLGVQALASHPMKTDKRGIGDLNVPVTFGGVTFKPGDYLYADNNGVIVSPQALKMPE
- a CDS encoding alpha/beta fold hydrolase; translated protein: MQSSSELFPVALISAELRGDLSEDVYRLKPNNSPDSSVELALTRVGLAGVEGARGVPVVLLHGSFSNRRFWYSPKGIGLGAYLARAGFDVWIAEMRGHGLSPRNEGYRDNSVAQYVHYDVPAIADFLFEQTGQAAHWIGHSLGGVILAAALGGGYLDQSRASSVALFGTQVSRSYWPLKIPPIEWGARLLLRAFPYLSGRRLKRGPEDEPIGLALEALRWLRLFGRFGDGRKDWWAGLAEVSVPLMAVAAAADFDDPAWACRKLLEQCSSAPRHFLLLGKEKGFSSDFGHIEMLVSKEAQREVWPLTEYWLQYLRLPVEFTEQAAVAGV
- the ppsA gene encoding phosphoenolpyruvate synthase, which gives rise to MVEYVVSLDKLGNHDVEHVGGKNASLGEMISNLAGAGVSVPGGFATTAQAYRDFLEQSGLNAQIHAALDALDVDDVNALAKTGAQIRQWVMDAEFPAELDKQIREAFATMSAGNDNMAVAVRSSATAEDLPDASFAGQQETFLNIRGVDNVIRAAKEVFASLFNDRAIAYRVHQGFDHKLVALSAGVQRMVRSETGTAGVMFTLDTESGFRDVVFITGAYGLGETVVQGAVNPDEFYVHKPTLEAGRPAILRRNLGSKAIKMVYGDEAKAGRSVKTVEVDRADRARFCITDAEVSELAKQALIIEKHYGRPMDIEWAKDGDDGKLYIVQARPETVKSRASATVMERYLLKEKGTVLVEGRAIGQRIGAGKVRVIHDVSEMDKVQPGDVLVSDMTDPDWEPVMKRASAIVTNRGGRTCHAAIIARELGIPAVVGCGNATSVLKDGQGVTVSCAEGDTGFIFEGELGFDIRKNSVDAMPDLPFKIMMNVGNPDRAFDFAQLPNEGVGLARLEFIINRMIGVHPKALLNFASLPPEIKDSVEKRIAGYGDPVDFYVEKLVEGISTLAAAFWPKKVIVRLSDFKSNEYANLIGGKLYEPEEENPMLGFRGASRYISESFRDCFELECRALKKVRGEMGLTNVEIMVPFVRTLGEASQVVELLASNGLARGQDGLKVIMMCELPSNALLAEEFLEFFDGFSIGSNDLTQLTLGLDRDSGIVAHLFDERNPAVKKLLANAIAACNKAGKYIGICGQGPSDHPDLAKWLMEQGIESVSLNPDSVLDTWFFLAEAQPA
- the ppsR gene encoding posphoenolpyruvate synthetase regulatory kinase/phosphorylase PpsR, producing MKRTAFFISDGTGITAETLGQSLLAQFENIQFTKLTRPYIDSVDKARAMVQQIDAAAERDGVRPIIFDTIVNRDIRAILDTANGFMIDIFSTFLSPLEQELSSHSSYSVGKSHSIGQHSNYMERIEAVNFALDNDDGARTHYYDKADLILVGVSRCGKTPTCLYMAMQYGIRAANYPLTEDDMERLQLPDSLKKYREKLFGLTIDPDRLTAIRHERKPNSRYASYAQCEFEVREVESLFRRENIAFINSTHFSVEEISAKILVEKGVERRLK